A section of the Phycisphaerales bacterium genome encodes:
- a CDS encoding phosphatase PAP2 family protein codes for MIESNKQPGSLPRWLQPAYLDDPTNRRWFFCLAATLIVAGLLCWFFADQQMAQANYDFRSKATVLPAEFLTTFGRTEPWIASFLAILIAARIGRFQAVAAWAWFGLLSIILSGLLVPLIKITIGRVRPGLFLEEGIYGFQFFEIGYHFNSCPSGHATTIATACTVFWLMNRRLGPLWVLIAAAVGATRVILEAHFMSDVFMGFLTGVTVTLLIQMWWISDNQRKFLMPYEASLKLRQRAMPTI; via the coding sequence ATGATCGAATCCAATAAACAGCCTGGTTCATTACCACGCTGGCTCCAGCCAGCCTATCTAGACGACCCCACCAATCGCCGTTGGTTCTTCTGCCTTGCGGCGACGCTCATCGTCGCTGGTCTTCTTTGTTGGTTTTTTGCAGATCAACAAATGGCTCAGGCAAACTATGATTTCAGATCGAAAGCAACAGTGCTACCGGCAGAATTTTTGACCACCTTTGGTCGCACTGAACCGTGGATTGCAAGTTTTCTGGCGATTTTGATTGCGGCTCGAATTGGTCGCTTTCAAGCAGTCGCTGCATGGGCATGGTTTGGACTTCTATCTATCATTCTCTCTGGTTTGCTCGTACCACTCATTAAGATCACCATCGGGCGTGTCAGGCCCGGCTTGTTTCTTGAGGAAGGCATCTACGGATTTCAGTTCTTTGAGATCGGCTATCACTTCAACAGTTGCCCTTCAGGCCATGCCACCACCATTGCAACTGCATGTACAGTCTTTTGGTTAATGAATCGACGCTTGGGACCACTCTGGGTACTGATCGCTGCTGCAGTTGGTGCCACACGAGTCATACTTGAAGCACACTTTATGAGCGACGTCTTCATGGGCTTTCTGACCGGAGTCACGGTCACACTCTTAATTCAGATGTGGTGGATATCTGACAATCAACGTAAGTTTCTGATGCCATACGAGGCTTCTTTGAAATTACGTCAACGAGCAATGCCAACAATCTGA
- a CDS encoding secondary thiamine-phosphate synthase enzyme YjbQ, with protein MIDHITLTTSGQGLYEITQELRAMVVTSGIKDGLMTVMIQHTSASLTVQENADPTARRDLEHWLARLVPENDPLYKHTCEGPDDMPAHIKSALTDVSLSIPIVNGAPALGTWQGVFVWEHRKSPHRRKMVIHLYGD; from the coding sequence ATGATAGATCACATTACGCTGACAACTTCTGGCCAAGGCCTCTATGAAATCACACAAGAACTGCGAGCGATGGTTGTTACTTCGGGCATTAAAGATGGCCTCATGACGGTCATGATTCAGCACACGTCAGCAAGTCTTACCGTTCAAGAAAATGCTGATCCGACTGCTCGGCGCGATCTTGAGCACTGGTTGGCTCGCCTTGTTCCCGAGAATGATCCCCTCTACAAACACACCTGCGAGGGCCCCGATGACATGCCTGCTCATATTAAGTCAGCGTTGACGGATGTTTCATTATCAATTCCGATTGTCAATGGTGCGCCAGCTTTAGGGACCTGGCAGGGTGTCTTTGTATGGGAACATCGTAAGAGCCCACATCGCCGAAAAATGGTGATTCATCTCTATGGAGATTGA
- a CDS encoding HAD hydrolase-like protein: MLFDIDGTMLLTRGVGVSAFLEAAQSLFKVELTFEGVEVHGRTDPLIWQALAKRNGIEDHEPYADQLREGYHRILKHRVDQGGTRFDALAGAAALIKAVGDHAAMTAGLLTGNFQETGEIKLHAAGFDPAAFEVCAWGADAQTRRGLPPVAMKRFQQAVGRSIAAHEVVIIGDTTHDIDCARANGCWAIAVATGGDTKETLAACEPDLLVDDLSDTAGIMDWILAHAGRTPA, encoded by the coding sequence GTGCTCTTTGATATTGATGGCACCATGCTACTGACGCGCGGGGTTGGGGTATCTGCATTCTTAGAAGCAGCTCAATCGCTATTCAAAGTAGAACTGACATTTGAAGGCGTCGAAGTACATGGTCGTACAGATCCACTGATTTGGCAGGCGCTGGCGAAACGAAACGGCATTGAAGATCATGAGCCCTACGCAGACCAACTAAGAGAAGGCTATCACCGGATCCTCAAGCATCGTGTCGATCAGGGGGGGACGCGATTTGATGCACTTGCTGGAGCTGCAGCGTTGATCAAAGCTGTTGGTGATCATGCGGCAATGACTGCTGGGCTGTTGACAGGCAACTTTCAGGAAACGGGTGAAATAAAACTCCATGCAGCTGGTTTTGATCCTGCAGCATTTGAGGTGTGCGCCTGGGGGGCCGACGCGCAAACGCGCCGTGGCTTGCCACCAGTTGCAATGAAGAGATTCCAGCAAGCGGTTGGGCGGTCAATCGCGGCTCATGAAGTTGTCATTATTGGTGACACCACCCATGATATTGATTGCGCTCGCGCCAATGGCTGCTGGGCGATTGCAGTTGCTACAGGCGGGGATACCAAAGAAACGCTTGCTGCCTGTGAACCAGACCTACTTGTCGATGACCTATCTGATAC
- the sucC gene encoding ADP-forming succinate--CoA ligase subunit beta, with product MKIYEYQARQLLADAGVPVPDASVAKSVEEVKAHAARILKSGAEQVVVKAQVHAGGRGKAGFVKLVKSVDEAVEAGTFMLNNRMVSNQTGPEGLAVTTLLVAEAVDIEHEYYVAITTDRGNSCNALIASSEGGVEIETVAESNPQAIHHVLIDPLGGLEPYQARALAFELGMKGKQINQAASIFMKLVKLYESKDASLVEINPLILTPATADAPDGRLLAIDAKFNFDDNALFRHKDIESLHDKATENPSEQRAKEAGLNFVALDGNIGCLVNGAGLAMSTMDIIKLAGGEPANFLDVGGGADEEAVTEAFRIILGDEKVQGVLVNIFGGIMQCDRIARSIVTAANEVGFSVPLVVRLEGTNVDEAREILRAAQDEIPTLQGATDLADAATKVAAAVNN from the coding sequence ATGAAAATCTATGAGTATCAGGCCCGTCAATTACTAGCTGACGCGGGTGTTCCCGTACCAGATGCCTCAGTTGCGAAGTCAGTTGAAGAGGTAAAAGCACATGCTGCTCGGATCCTAAAGAGTGGGGCCGAACAAGTTGTTGTTAAGGCGCAGGTTCATGCCGGTGGCCGTGGCAAAGCCGGTTTTGTAAAATTAGTAAAGAGTGTTGATGAAGCCGTCGAAGCAGGCACGTTCATGCTCAATAATCGTATGGTCTCAAATCAAACTGGTCCTGAGGGCTTAGCTGTCACGACGCTATTGGTCGCAGAGGCTGTGGATATTGAGCATGAGTACTACGTGGCCATTACCACAGACCGAGGCAACAGCTGCAATGCACTGATTGCCTCGTCAGAGGGTGGCGTTGAAATTGAGACCGTTGCAGAAAGTAATCCGCAGGCCATTCACCATGTGCTGATTGATCCGCTTGGAGGGCTTGAGCCTTATCAGGCCAGAGCGCTGGCATTCGAGCTGGGTATGAAGGGCAAGCAGATTAATCAGGCGGCCAGTATCTTCATGAAGCTGGTCAAACTTTATGAATCGAAAGATGCTTCACTCGTTGAAATCAATCCACTGATCTTGACGCCGGCAACAGCGGATGCGCCTGATGGTCGTCTCCTGGCGATTGATGCCAAGTTTAATTTTGACGACAACGCGCTGTTCCGCCACAAAGACATCGAAAGCTTGCATGACAAGGCCACCGAGAATCCATCTGAACAAAGAGCGAAAGAGGCTGGCCTCAACTTCGTGGCCTTAGATGGCAATATTGGCTGTCTTGTGAACGGTGCTGGTTTAGCCATGAGCACCATGGACATCATCAAACTGGCGGGCGGCGAACCAGCGAATTTCCTTGATGTTGGTGGTGGGGCAGATGAAGAAGCAGTCACAGAGGCATTTCGCATTATCCTTGGCGATGAAAAGGTGCAGGGTGTTCTGGTCAATATCTTTGGCGGCATCATGCAGTGTGATCGGATTGCTCGTTCGATTGTGACGGCAGCAAATGAAGTCGGTTTTTCAGTACCCTTGGTTGTTCGGTTGGAAGGCACCAATGTCGACGAGGCACGAGAGATCCTTCGTGCTGCTCAAGATGAAATACCCACGCTCCAAGGTGCTACTGATCTTGCTGATGCGGCCACAAAGGTGGCAGCAGCCGTGAACAACTGA
- a CDS encoding PH domain-containing protein, with protein sequence MVIECDNCSQNFEPTGLAPGADRTACPHCGDINRLPVQEQASSGATKTESLGSDERQLLHLRRAMFRARPLAFSLMIVLLVISVAAGIYGIAADDEASWMRDVVAYLGVLGLLAGLIWWGVWYIGHLSESIRVTSHRTMHRKGLLARHTNEVLHSHVRNLRIEQSFFQRLTGVGRIVLDSSAGGSDPTAEISVSDVPGPFEVKKIIDQHRGLRDPNPS encoded by the coding sequence ATGGTTATTGAATGTGACAATTGTAGTCAGAATTTTGAACCCACAGGGCTCGCGCCAGGTGCTGATCGCACGGCTTGCCCACATTGTGGTGATATCAATAGACTGCCTGTCCAGGAGCAGGCTAGCTCGGGAGCGACAAAGACTGAATCTTTAGGATCTGATGAACGCCAGCTACTGCACCTTCGACGGGCCATGTTTCGAGCCAGACCGTTGGCATTTTCGCTCATGATTGTCCTGCTGGTGATTTCAGTTGCTGCTGGTATTTATGGGATCGCTGCAGATGATGAAGCGTCTTGGATGCGCGATGTGGTTGCGTATCTTGGCGTGCTGGGACTGCTCGCTGGTTTGATTTGGTGGGGGGTCTGGTACATCGGGCATCTTTCTGAGTCGATTCGAGTCACGAGCCACCGAACGATGCATCGCAAGGGGCTTCTCGCTCGGCATACCAATGAGGTACTCCACTCACATGTTCGTAATTTGCGCATCGAGCAGAGCTTCTTCCAGCGGTTGACTGGGGTTGGCCGGATCGTTCTGGATTCATCAGCTGGTGGTAGCGATCCAACAGCTGAAATTAGTGTCTCTGACGTTCCTGGGCCATTCGAAGTCAAGAAGATCATCGATCAGCATCGTGGGTTAAGAGATCCAAACCCATCCTGA
- a CDS encoding FHA domain-containing protein produces the protein MAYLEIVRSGSMRIQPSSPAGFSGQGDHHSQMEKAQLDGGPISVGRHVHNLIVLNDQDVSRHHCIIDQAGSTFTVRDLASHNGTRINGRLLEEPVHLQDGDVIAIGQTMIKFINRSLWTKLANNS, from the coding sequence ATGGCCTATCTAGAGATTGTCAGATCAGGATCAATGCGTATCCAGCCCAGTAGCCCTGCCGGGTTTAGTGGCCAGGGTGATCACCACAGTCAAATGGAAAAGGCACAACTTGATGGTGGCCCGATCTCGGTTGGCCGACATGTTCACAATTTGATTGTGCTCAATGATCAAGATGTCAGTAGGCATCATTGCATCATTGATCAAGCGGGCAGCACTTTTACCGTTCGTGACTTAGCATCGCATAATGGAACGCGCATAAACGGGCGTCTATTAGAGGAGCCTGTGCATTTACAAGATGGTGATGTTATTGCAATTGGGCAAACGATGATAAAGTTCATCAATCGCTCTTTATGGACAAAGCTTGCCAACAATTCCTAA